The Oncorhynchus keta strain PuntledgeMale-10-30-2019 unplaced genomic scaffold, Oket_V2 Un_contig_19698_pilon_pilon, whole genome shotgun sequence nucleotide sequence GTTTCCACCAGCCGTTTACCAACAACTGGCCCATCTTTAGAGCCCAACAGGGCAGACGTGGGCCAGTTACTGTCTGCATCTTTGTGTTCATGACAAACTAACAAGGGCTCACACATACCATAAGAAAGTAGCTCTGACAACATTATCTAGAATATAGTCTAAATATAGATTTTTGTTCCTGAGATAAACCATGAGAGTAAAGGCTTGTTCATGCCCCCTGGTGGTAGTGATTATGAATTACAACAGGTTTCTCTTATCTTATCTCACAAGCAAACCATATCCTTTAAAGACGAATAGAAAAGAGATTTACATTAATCAACAGAGCAATATAGATAGAACTAGTCAGCGTACTGTATTTGAAAAGCAGTTGAGGAAGGTTGAACTCCTAGTTGGAGACAGACACCACTCCTTTCAGTTGAGGAAGGTTTAACTCCTAGCTGGAGACAGACACCACTCCTTTCAGTTGAGGAAGGTTTAATTAACTCCTAGCTGGAGACAGACACCACTCCTTTCAGTTGAGGAAGGTTGAACTCCtagctagagacagacaccactcCTTTCAGTTGAGGAAGGTTGAACCCCTAGCTGGAGACAGACACCACTCCTTTCAGTTGAGGAAGGTTGAACTCCTAGCTGGAGACAGACACCACTCCTTTCAGTTGAGGAAGGTTGAACCCCTAGCTGGAGACAGACACCACTCCTTTCAGTTGAGGAAGGTTGAACCCCCTAGCTGGAGACAGACACCACTCCTTTCAGTTGAGGAAGGTTGAACCCCTAGCTGGAGACAGACACCACTCCTTTCAGTTGAGGCAGGTTGAACTCCTAGCTGGAGACAGACACCACTCCTTTCAGTTGAGGAAGGTTGAACCCCTAGCTGGAGACAGACACCACTCCTTTCAGTTGAGGAAGGTTGAACTCCTAGTTGGAGACAGACACCACTCCTTTCAGTTGAGGAAGGTTGAACTCCTAGTTGGAGACAGACACCACTCCTTTCAGTTGAGGAAGGTTGAACTCCTAGCTGGAGACAGACACCACTCCTTTCAGTTGAGGAAGGTTGAACTCCTAGCTGGAGACAGACACCACTCCTTTCAGTTGAGGAAGGTTGAACTCCTAGTTGGAGACAGACACCACTCCTTTCAGTTGAGGAAGGTTGAACTCCTAGTTGGAGACAGACACAACTCCTTTCAGTTGAGGAAGGTTTAACTCCTAGCTGGAGACAGACACCACTCCTTTCAGTTGAGGAAGGTTGAACTCCTAGCTGGAGACAGACACCACTCCTTTCGGTTGAGGCAGGTTGAACTCCTAGCTGGAGACAGACACCACTCCTTTCAGTTGAGGAAGGTTGAACTCCtagctagagacagacaccactcCTTTCAGTTGAGGCAGGTTGAACTCCtagctagagacagacaccactcCTTTCAGTTGAGGAAGGTTGAACCCCTAGCTGGAGACAGACACCACTCCTTTCAGTTGAGGAAGGTTGAACCCCTAGCTGGAGACAGACACCACTCCTTTCAGTTGAGGCAGGTTGAACTCCTAGCTGGAGACAGACACCACTCCTTTCAGTTGAGGAAGGTTGAACCCTAGCTGGAGACAGACACCACTCCTTTCAGTTGAGGAAGGTTGAACTCCTAGTTGGAGACAGACACCACTCCTTTCAGTTGAGGAAGGTTGAACTCCTAGTTGGAGACAGACACCACTCCTTTCAGTTGAGGAAGGTTGAACTCCTAGCTGGAGACAGACACCACTCCTTTCAGTTGAGGAAGGTTGAACTCCTAGCTGGAGACAGACACCACTCCTTTCAGTTGAGGAAGGTTGAACTCCTAGTTGGAGACAGGTTGAACTCCTAGTTGGAGACAGACACAACTCCTTTCAGTTGAGGAAGGTTTAACTCCTAGCTGGAGACAGACACCACTCCTTTCAGTTGAGGAAGGTTGAACTCCTAGCTGGAGACAGACACCACTCCTTTCGGTTGAGGCAGGTTGAACTCCTAGCTGGAGACAGACACCACTCCTTTCAGTTGAGGAAGGTTGAACTCCtagctagagacagacaccactcCTTTCAGTTGAGGCAGGTTGAACTCCTAGCTGGAGACAGACACCACTCCTTTCAGTTGAGGCAGGTTGAACTCCTAGCTGGAGACAGACACCACTCCTTTCAGTTGAGGAAGGTTGAACTCCTAGCTGGAGACAGACACCACTCCTTTCAGTTGAGGCAGGTTGAACTCCTAGCTGGAGACAGACACCACTCCTTTCAGTTGAGGAAGGTTGAACTCCTAGCTGGAGACAGACACCACTCCTTTCAGTTGAGGAAGGTTGAACTCCTAGCTGGAGACGGACACCCCTCCCTTCTTTCCCTGTTCCAGTCGTGTCTGTCTATAAAACAGTTTATAGCAGTAATAAAGAGGAAGGTATCGATCGTCTCGTCTAATCGTTTACggacacacatacccacacacctAGAGCGTGTCAGCTCTTTAAGATAAGGTCTTTAAGATAAATTCCTGTATGGCGCTATACAGATAGAGAAGGTCACCATTTGACCTTTGGGTAAATATTAGCATTTGAGTGTTAAGATAGATAGACAGCATTATACTACAGGGATGTGTTTAGtagggcacaccgtagcaaaacgttttgcaacagaacatGAAAATGCTACCtggtcatgttcattaggacaTGTGCATACAGAAAATGAATGTGGGTTTCtaaagactacattacccatcccccaacactgtcaaccaagagtcaagactacattacccatcccccaacactgtcaaccaagagtcaagactacattacccatccccaacactgtcaaccaagagtcaagactacattacccgtccaccaacactgtcaaccaagagtcaagactacattacacagtacccatcccccaacactgtcaaacaagagtcaagactacattacccatcccccaacactgtcaaacaagagtcaagactacattacccatcccccaacactgtcaaacaagagtcaagactacattacccatcccccaacactgtcaaacaagagtcaagactacattacccatcccccaacactgtcaaacaagagtcaagactacattacccatcccccaacactgtcaaacaagagtcaagactacattacccatcccccaacactgtcaaacaagagtcaagactacattacccatcccccaacactgtcaaccaagagtcaagactacattacccatcccccaacactgtcaaacaagagtcaagactacattacccatcccccaacactgtcaaccaagagtcaagactacattacccatccccaacactgtcaaccaagagtcaagactacattacacagtacccatcccccaacactgtcaaacaagagtcaagactacattacccatcccccaacactgtcaaccaagagtcaagactacattacccatcccccaacactgtcaaccaagagtcaagactacattacccatccctcaacactgtcaaccaagagtcaagactacattacccatcccccaacactgtcaaccaagagtcaagactacagtacccatcccccaacactgtcaaccaagagtcaagactacattacccatcccccaacactgtcaaccaagagtcaagactacattacccatcccccaacactgtcaaccaagagtcaagactacattacccatcccccaacactgtcaaccaagagtcaagactacattacccatcccccaacactgtcaaccaagagtcaagactacattacccatcccccaacactgtcaaacaagagtcaagactacattacccatcccccaacactgtcaaacaagagtcaagactacattacccatcccccaacactgtcaaccaagagtcaagactacattacccatcccccaacactgtcaaccaagagtcaagacgaaaccaattcaccttggtgTTGTGCAGACTGGTTTTACATTATTCTTAAAGATTTCACACATAACAGAAAAAAATgcaacaatatgtctgtgaaactctatattcacagtattatgaatgaattgtggtttatttggtagcatttcgtagtgtgactgattttactagTTGCATTAGTTCTGTACAAAGTCAGAGGTGCGCTGTTTGATAGAGATTTCCCCGTCCCCCCTCAcccctgaggtcaacctaccccctcccctacctctggcttccagtgaggagacctgaggtcaacctaccccctacctctggcttccagtgaggagacctgaggtcaacctacccctacctctggcttccagtgaggagacctgaggtcaacctaccccctacctctggcttccagtgaggagacctgaggtcaacctaccccctacctctggcttccagtgaggagacctgaggtcaacctaccccctacctctggcttccagtgaggagacctgaggtcaacctaccccctacctctggcttccagtgaggagacctga carries:
- the LOC127920511 gene encoding uncharacterized protein LOC127920511, which encodes LRKVEPLAGDRHHSFQLRQVELLAGDRHHSFQLRKVEPLAGDRHHSFQLRKVELLVGDRHHSFQLRKVELLVGDRHHSFQLRKVELLAGDRHHSFQLRKVELLAGDRHHSFQLRKVELLVGDRHHSFQLRKVELLAGDRHHSFQLRKVELLARDRHHSFQLRQVELLAGDRHHSFRLRQVELLAGDRHHSFQLRKVELLARDRHHSFQLRQVELLAGDRHHSFQLRQVELLAGDRHHSFQLRKVELLAGDRHHSFQLRQVELLAGDRHHSFQLRKVELLAGDRHHSFQLRKVELLAGDGHPSLLSLFQSCLSIKQFIAVIKRKVSIVSSNRLRTHIPTHLERVSSLR